Part of the Streptomyces sp. NBC_00457 genome, TGGGAAGGCCAGACGAATCCTGATGGGGAACTCAATGTCGTTCATCGGCCGTGACATGGCTGTCGACCTCGGGACCGCCAACACGCTGGTGTACGTCAGGGGTCGCGGGATCGTACTCAACGAGCCGTCCGTGGTCGCGATCAACACCAATACCGGTGGCATTCTCGCGGTCGGCGCCGAAGCGAAGAAGATGATCGGGCGCACGCCCGGCAACATCGTTGCCGTACGTCCGCTGAAGGACGGCGTGATCGCCGACTTCGAGATCACCGAGCGAATGCTCCGCTACTTCATTCTGAAGATCCACAAGCGGCGGTATCTGGCTCGTCCGCGGGTCGTCGTCTGTGTGCCCTCCGGCATCACGGGTGTCGAGCGCCGTGCCGTCATCGAGGCGTCGTCCCAGGCCGGCGCCCGCCAGGTGCACATCATCGAGGAGCCCATGGCGGCGGCCATCGGCTCCGGTCTGCCGGTCCACGAGGCCACGGGCAACATGGTGGTGGACATCGGCGGCGGCACCACGGAGGTCGCGGTCATCTCCCTCGGCGGCATCGTCACCGCCCAGTCCATCCGCGTCGCCGGCGACGAGCTGGACAACGCGATCATCCAGCACATCAAGAAGGAGTACTCGCTCCTGCTGGGTGAGCGGACGGCCGAGCAGATCAAGATCACGATCGGTTCCGCGTACGACCTCGATGCCGACGAACACACCGAAATCCGCGGCCGGGACCTGGTCTCCGGGCTGCCCAAGACCGTCGTCATCTCGGCCGGCGAGGTGCGCAAGGCGATCGAGGAGCCGGTCAACGCCATCGTCGACGCCGTGAAGACGACCCTCGACAAATGCCCGCCGGAGCTGTCCGGCGACATCATGGACCGCGGAATCGTGCTCACCGGCGGCGGTGCTCTGCTGCGCGGCCTCGACGAGCGGCTGCGCCGGGAGACCGGGATGCCGATCCATATCGCCGAGGATCCGCTGGACAGCGTGGCGCTCGGTTCCGGTAAGTGTGTCGAGGAGTTCGAGGCGTTGCAGCAGGTGCTCGACGCCCAGCCCCGCAGATGACGTAACTCTTCGATTCCGCCGTACGAGACGATCTCTTCTTGTACGGCGGATCGTTGATATAGAGACATAAGCTCACTCATAAACGCTGCTCTTCAACACCTGCACATTCCTAGAGGGAAGGCACGGCCGCCGCACGTGAGGGACACGAAAGAGAGCCGGCTGCTTCTGGTGCTGCTGATCGCCATCGCGTTCGCACTGATCACGGTGGACATCCGCGGCGGGGAGGACTCACCGGTCGACGGTGCGCGCCAGGGAGCGGCGGCCGTGTTCGGCCCGATCGAGGACGGCGTGTCCAGTGCGGTCGATCCGGTCGGCAACGCCGTCTCCGCGATCCGTGACTCCGGCGAGCGGCATGACCGGCTCGCCGCACTGGAGCAGGAGAACGCGGCCCTCAAGGCGAAGCTCGGCAGCGACGACCGCAACCGCAGCCGGCTGGCCCAGCTCGACAAGATGCTGAAGATCGCGGGCAAGGGCCAGTACGGCATCAAGGGCGCCGAGGTCATCGCCATAGGGGCGGCTCAGGGCTTCTCCTGGACCATCACCATCAACGCGGGGGCCAACGACGGCATCAAGCGCGACATGACCGTCCTCAACGGCGACGGCCTGGTCGGGCGAGTGACGACACTCGGCCCCAACACCGCCACCGTGCTGCTCGCCAGCGACCCCGACTTCACCGTCGGCACCCGGATGGAAGCCAGCGACGAGCTCGGCTTCGCCTCCGGGCAGGGCGACCGTCCGCTGCGCGTCGAACTCCTCAACGGCAAGGCCGAGGTGAAGAAGGGCGACCGGCTGGTCACCTTCGGCTCGCAGGCCGACAAGCCGTTCGTGCCCGGCGTCCCGGTCGGCGTGGTCTCCCGCGTCGACCCCTCCGGCGGCGACCTGACCCGCACGCTGTACGTCACGCCGTATGTCAGCTTCACCAAGCTCGACGTCGTCGGCGTGGTCGTCGAGACCCCGAAGCAGGATCCGCGCGACACGGTGCTGCCGGACAAGCCGCAGCCCAAACCCACGCCTACCGTGACGGTGACGGTCACGCCGTCCGCCGAAGCGCCCCTCGGCGGCCAGTACGAGCAAGAGCAGTAGGAGCTGAGTCATGCGTGTCAACCGGATCCTGCTCTCCTCCTCGCTCGTCGTCGTCGCCCTGGTGCTCCAGGTGAGCGTCCTCGCCCGCCTCCACCTCCCGGGCGCCGTCCCCGACCTGCTGCTGCTCACCGTCCTGGGCCTGGCCCTGGTGTACGGCCATGTCGGCGGGGCCCTCGTCGGCTTCGGCGCCGGTCTCCTCGCCGACCTCGCCCCGCCCGCGGACCACGCCGCCGGCCGGTACGCCCTGGTGCTGTGCGTCATCGGCTATCTCGCCGGGCTCGTCAGACCGGAGAACGGCCGGCTGAAGTCGGCCACCGGCCCCATGGTCGTGGTCGCCGCGGCCGCCATCGGCTCCACCCTGCTGTACGCCGGAGTCGGCGCCCTCGTCGGCGACACCGCCGCCCGCCATGTCGGCCTCGGCAGCCTGCTGTTCACGGCCGCGCTGTACGACCTGCTGCTCGCCCCCTTCGTCGTCCCCGGGATCATGGCGCTGGCCCGGCGCGCGGAGAACGATCCGCTCGCCGACACCACCTCGGCCGCCAAGTCCGACATCTCCACCGGCTGGCTCTCCTCCGGCACCGGCCTGCGGATCGGCGGCCAGCGAGGCGGCCTCAAGGTGAAGGCGGCCCGCGCCCGGGTGGCCCGCGCCGGACGCATCAAGGGGGTCAAGCGACTGTGATCCCCAGGCAGTTGGCGACAGCGCGCACAGGTCCGTCGGATATGAAGACGTCGCACACGTACTGAGAGGGGGAGGCAGTAGTGACCAACATCCCGGAGACCGGCCGGACGCCACGCGTGCAGATCCGGCTCGTCGTCATCCAGATCCTCGTCCTCTCCCTGCTCGGCACCCTCGGCGGACGCCTGTGGTACCTGCAGATCCGCGAGGGCGACGAGTACGCCAAGGAGGCGTCCGGCAACCACGTCCAGCAGGTCGTCCAGCCCGCCGTACGCGGCTCGATCCTGGACGCGCGCGGAGTCGCCCTCGCGGACAACGAGACACGGCTGGTGGTGTCCGCCTCGCGCACCGAGCTGCTGAAGATGAAGGACGACGGCAAGGCCGTCCTCACCAAGCTCGCGAGCGTCCTGGGCATGAAGCCCAAGGAGGTCATGGACAAGGTCCGGCTGTGCGACGCGAAGACCCCGCAGCCCTGCTGGAACGGCTCGCCGTACCAGCCGATCCCGGTCACCGACGAGGCCACGCCCCGCCAGGCCCTGCAGATCCGTGAACGCTCCGAGGACTTCCCCGGCATCACCGCCGAGCCGCAGGCCGTACGCCGGTACACCAGTCCCGGCGCGGCCAACGCCGCGCAGGTCCTCGGCTATCTCTCCCCGGTCACCGACGAGGAGATCACCAAGGCGCAGGACACCGACTCGCCCTATCTGCGCTCCGACCAGGTCGGCCGCTCGGGTCTGGAGCGGGCGTACGACAAGGAGCTGCGCGGCAAGGCCGGCGTCACCCGCTACGAGGTGGACAACCTCGGCCGCGTCATCGGCCAGGCCGAGGCCGACGAGGCCCAGCCCGGCGACAACCTCGTCACCAGCATCGACGCCCGGGTCCAGCGGGTCGCCGAGTACGAGCTGAACGAGGCGATGAAGAAGGCCCGCGACGTGTTCGACGACAACACCGGCGAGAACTACAAGGCGGACTCCGGTGCCGTCATCGTGATGGAGGCCAAGACCGGCCGCCTCGTCGCCATGGCGTCCAACCCGACGTACGACCCCAATGCCTGGGTCGGCGGTATCTCCGCCAAGGACTACACGCGGCTCACCGGCAAGTCCTCCAACTACCCGCTGCTGAACCGGGCCATACAGGGTCAGGCCGCGCCCGGCTCGATCTTCAAGGTGGTCTCCACGGCCGCCGCGGTCGAGGCCGGTTACCCGTTCGACGGCAACTACGACTGCTCCAGCTCCTACTCCGTCGGCGGCCAGGTCTTCAAGAACTTCGAGTCGCAGAGCTACGGCCCGATCGGTCTGGGCCGGGCCCTGGAGGTCTCCTGCGACACCGTCTTCTACCGGCTCGCGCACAGCGAGTGGCAGAAGGACGGTGGCATCAACCCCAAGAAGGGGGAGCCCAAGGACTACTTCTACAAGGCCGCCCACCAGTTCGGCCTCGGCAAGGAGACCGGCATCGACCTGCCCAACGAGGTCGCCGGCCGCGTCCCCGACCGCCAGTGGAAGCAGTCGTACTGGGAGGCCAACAAGGACGCCTGGTGCAAGACGGGGAAGAAGAACGGCAGTTACGTCGAGAAGATCTCGTACGAGAACTGCCTCGAGGGCAACAAGATGCGCGCCGGTGACGAGATCAACTACTCCATCGGCCAGGGCGACACCCTCGTGACCCCGATCCAGATGGCCACCATCTACGGGGCCATCGCCAACGGCGGCACCCTGTACGACCCGACCGTCGGCAAGGCGATCATCAGCGCCGACGGCAAGACCGTCTCGCCGATCAAGCCCAGCGCGCACGGCAAGCTGCCCGTCGGCCGGAAGACCCTCGCCGAGATGAACGAGGCCCTGGCCGGCGTCGCCACCCGCGGTACCGCCGCCTGGCGGTTCGGCGGCTGGCCGCAGGACAAGATCCCGATGCACGCCAAGACCGGTACCGCCGAGGTCTACGGCAAGCAGACGACGTCGTGGTTCGCGACGTACACCAAGGACTACACGGTCGTCATGACGATCTCCCAGGGTGGTACGGGTTCCGGCGCCTCGGGCCCGGCCGTCCGCAACATCTACGACGCGCTGTACGGCGTCTCCGACGACGGCCGGATCAACCCGAAGAACGCGCTGCTGCCCACCCCGCAGAAGAGCCTGCCGAAGATCAAGACAGACGGTTCGATCACCGCGCCCAAGGTCAAGGGGGACCCGGCGAAGGAGCAGCAGGCCAGCCAGAAGGGTGCGGCCGAGTCGGACGCGGCCCAGCAGGCGGCGACCGTGCAGACGCCGGCGACGGGCAACCGTGACACCCGCAGGAGGCAGCGGCGTCTCAGGAGGCGCACATGACCGGCAACAGCTTCTCCGTCTCCGGGTACGGTCCCAAGCGCGCGGGCTGGACCCGGCTGTTCGCCCGTGACTCCCTCGCCCGCCGGCTCGACTGGCCGATACTGCTGTCGGCCATCGCGCTGTCGCTGATCGGCGCGGCCCTCGTCTACTCGGCGACCCGCAACCGCACCGAGATCAACGAGGGCGACCCGTACTACTTCCTGGTCCGGCATCTGCTCAACACCGGCATCGGCTTCGCCCTGATGATCGGCACGGTCTGGCTCGGCCACCGCACCCTGCGCACCGCCGTGCCGATCCTGTACGGCCTCTCGGTGTTCCTGGTGCTGCTGGTGCTCACCCCGCTCGGCGCGACCATCAACGGCGCCCACGCCTGGCTCGTGCTCGGCGCCGGATTCTCGCTCCAGCCCTCGGAGTTCGTGAAGGTCACGATCATCCTCGGCATGGCGATGCTGCTGGCGGCACGGGTGGACGCGGGCGACAAGCAGTACCCGGACCATCGCACGGTCCTGCAGGCCCTCGGCCTGGCCACCGTGCCGATACTGATCGTGCTGCTCATGCCCGACCTCGGCTCGGTCATGGTCATGGTCATCATCGTGCTGGGCGTGCTGCTGGCCTCCGGCGCCTCCAACCGCTGGGTCTTCGGGCTGCTCGGCGTCGGCGTCGCGGGCGCGATCGCGGTCTGGCAGCTGGGTGTGCTGGACGAGTACCAGATCAACCGCTTCGCCGCCTTCGCCAACCCGGAGCTGGACCCGGCGGGCGTCGGCTACAACACCAACCAGGCCCGTATCGCGATCGGTTCGGGCGGACTGACGGGCTCGGGCCTGTTCAACGGCTCGCAGACCACCGGCCAGTTCGTGCCGGAGCAGCAGACCGACTTCGTGTTCACGGTCGCGGGGGAGGAGCTGGGCTTCGTCGGCGGTGTCGTGATCATCGCGCTGCTGGGTGTGGTGCTGTGGCGCGCGTGCCGGATCGCCCGTGAGACGACCGAGCTGTACGGCACGATCGTCGCCGCCGGGATCATCGCCTGGTTCGCCTTCCAGTCCTTCGAGAACATCGGGATGACGCTCGGGATCATGCCGGTGGCGGGGCTGCCGCTGCCGTTTGTGTCGTACGGAGGTTCGTCCATGTTCGCGGTGTGGGTGGCAGTGGGACTGCTGCAGTCGATTCGGGTGCAAAGACCCATGTCGGCGTAAGTCATTCAACCTCCCGGAACCCTGACGTTCATTCACGATTCACCTCCTGTAGGCACTGTCATCTGATCCCGACTGCCACTAGATTCGGTCCATGGCGGACACGAAGCGCGAAATCGAGCGCAAGTACGAATCCGACGAGAGTGGTCTTCCCGACCTCACCGGCGTCGCCGGAGTCGCGGCCGTCATGGACAAAGGTGTCGCCGAACTCGACGCCACCTACTACGACACGGTCGACACCCGCCTCGCGGCGGCCTCGATCACCCTGCGCCGCAGGACCGGCGGCTCGGACGCCGGCTGGCATCTGAAGTTCCCGGTCGGCCCCGGGGTCCGTGACGAGATCCAGGCCCCCCTCTCCGACACCCTGCCGCGCACCCTCGCCGGGCTCGTCCGCTCCCGCGTCCGGGACTCCGACCTGGTCCCCGTCGTCCGCCTCCGCTCCGCCCGCGACGTACGCGACCTCCTGGACGCCGACGGTCGGCTGCTCGCCGAGGTCAGCGTCGACGCCGTACGCGCCGAGCGGCTCACCGAGGGCGGCGGCACCGCCCAGTGGAGCGAGATCGAGGTGGAACTCGCCGACGGCGGCGACCCGGCCTTCCTCGACAAGGTGGAGAAACGACTCCGCAAAGCAGGCGTACGACCGTCCGCATCGCCCTCCAAACTGGCGCGCGCCCTGGCCGACACGGCCCCCAAGAAGAAGCGGCGCAAGGAGAAGCAGACCCCCGCGACCGCCGCGCCCCGGACCGCCGGGGACCATGTGCTGGCCTATCTGCGGGCCCAGCGGGACGCGATCGTCGAGCTCGACCCGGCCGTCCGGCGGGACGTGTACGACTCCGTGCACCGCCTGCGCGTCGCCACCCGCCGGATGCGCAGCGCCTTCAGGTCGTACGGCAAAGTCCTCGACCGCACCGTCACCGACCCGATCGGCGACGAACTGAAATGGCTCGCCGGCGAGCTGGGCGTCGACCGCGACCAGGAGGTGCTGACCGAGCGCCTCACCGCCGCGCTGGACGAACTGCCCAGGACCCTGGTGTCCGGCCCCGTCCGCACCCGGCTGCGCACCTGGTCCCACGCCCGGCGCGGCGGCTCCCGGCGGCGGCTGATCGCCGTACTGGACGGGAAGCGGTATCTCGCGCTGCTGGAAACCCTCGACGCCCTGATCGCCGACCCGCCCCTGCTGGCAGCGGCGGCCGGCAGTCCGGAGAAGGTGATCGGGAAGGCCGTACGCAAGGACTTCTCGAGAGTGTCCGCGCTGGTCGAGGAGGGCCTCGGTCTTCCGTCGGGCCATGACCGCGACGTCCCGCTGCACGAGGCGCGGAAGGAGGCGAAGCGGACCCGCTACTCGGCCGAGTCCGCGGTCCCGGCACTCGGCGATCCGGCTGCCGCCCTGCTGAACTCGATGAAGTCCCTGCAGAACCTGCTCGGCGACCACCAGGACAGCGTGATGGCCCGGGAGGCCCTGCGGGAGCTCGCGCAGCAGGCGCACGCGGCGGGGGAGAGCGCCTTCACCTACGGGCTGCTGTACGGACGCGAGGAGCAGCGCGCCGCCGCGGACGAGGCGGAGCTGCCCGGACTCTGGGCCGAGATCAAGGCCCGGACGGACAGCTGGGTGGGCGGGGGAGGTCGTCGGCCGCGTTAGGCTGGATGGTCACCCCTGTCAGTACCGTCCAGCCCACGAAGGTTCGCGAGATGCCCTCCGAAGTCGCTGCGGCCGCAGAATCCGTGTTCCCGCAGCTCGAAGCTCTGCTCCCCCATGTGCAGAAGCCGATCCAGTACGTCGGCGGAGAGCTCAACTCCACGGTCAAGCCGTGGGAGTCGTGCGACGTCCGCTGGGCCCTGATGTACCCGGACGCGTACGAGGTCGGGCTGCCCAACCAGGGCGTCATGATCCTCTACGAGGTTCTGAACGAACAGCAGGGCGTCCTCGCCGAGCGCACCTACAGCGTCTGGCCGGACCTGGAGGCGCTGATGCGGGAGCACGCTGTCCCGCAGTTCACGGTGGACAGCCACCGGCCGGTGAAGGCCTTCGACGTCTTCGGCCTCTCCTTCTCCACGGAGCTCGGCTACACGAACATGCTGACGGCCCTGGACCTGGCGGGCATCCCGCTGGAGTCGAAGGACCGCGGCCTCGACGACCCGATCGTCCTGGCCGGCGGCCACGCCGCCTTCAACCCCGAGCCGATCGCCGACTTCATCGACGCGGCGATCATCGGCGACGGCGAGCAGGCCGTGCTCGACATGACGCGGATCATCCGCGAGTGGAAGGCGGAGGGACGTCCCGGCGGCCGCGAGGAGGTCCTCTTCCGCCTCGCGAAGACCGGCGGCGTGTACATCCCGGCCTTCTACGACGTCGAGTACCTCCCCGACGGCCGCATCGCCCGCGTCGTCCCCAACAAGTCGGGCGTCCCGTGGCGTGTGTCCAAGCACACGGTGATGGACCTGGACGAGTGGCCGTACCCCAAGCAGCCCCTCGTCCCGCTCGCGGAGACCGTCCACGAGCGCATGTCGGTGGAGATCTTCCGCGGCTGCACCCGCGGCTGCCGCTTCTGCCAGGCGGGCATGATCACCCGCCCGGTCCGTGAGCGTTCCATCACGGGCATCGGCGAGATGGTCGACAAGGGCCTGAAGGCGACGGGCTTCGAGGAGGTGGGTCTTCTCTCGTTGTCGAGCGCCGACCACTCGGAGATCGGCGACATCGCGAAGGGCCTCGCGGACCGCTACGAGGAGGACAAGATCGGCTTGTCCCTCCCCTCGACCCGTGTCGATGCCTTCAACGTCGACCTGGCGAACGAGCTGACGCGCAACGGCCGCCGCTCCGGCCTCACCTTCGCCCCCGAGGGCGGCTCGGAGCGCCTGCGCAAGGTCATCAACAAGATGGTCTCGGAAGAGGACCTGATCCGGACGGTGGCGACGGCGTACGGCAACGGCTGGCGCCAG contains:
- a CDS encoding rod shape-determining protein, coding for MSFIGRDMAVDLGTANTLVYVRGRGIVLNEPSVVAINTNTGGILAVGAEAKKMIGRTPGNIVAVRPLKDGVIADFEITERMLRYFILKIHKRRYLARPRVVVCVPSGITGVERRAVIEASSQAGARQVHIIEEPMAAAIGSGLPVHEATGNMVVDIGGGTTEVAVISLGGIVTAQSIRVAGDELDNAIIQHIKKEYSLLLGERTAEQIKITIGSAYDLDADEHTEIRGRDLVSGLPKTVVISAGEVRKAIEEPVNAIVDAVKTTLDKCPPELSGDIMDRGIVLTGGGALLRGLDERLRRETGMPIHIAEDPLDSVALGSGKCVEEFEALQQVLDAQPRR
- the mreC gene encoding rod shape-determining protein MreC; translation: MRDTKESRLLLVLLIAIAFALITVDIRGGEDSPVDGARQGAAAVFGPIEDGVSSAVDPVGNAVSAIRDSGERHDRLAALEQENAALKAKLGSDDRNRSRLAQLDKMLKIAGKGQYGIKGAEVIAIGAAQGFSWTITINAGANDGIKRDMTVLNGDGLVGRVTTLGPNTATVLLASDPDFTVGTRMEASDELGFASGQGDRPLRVELLNGKAEVKKGDRLVTFGSQADKPFVPGVPVGVVSRVDPSGGDLTRTLYVTPYVSFTKLDVVGVVVETPKQDPRDTVLPDKPQPKPTPTVTVTVTPSAEAPLGGQYEQEQ
- the mreD gene encoding rod shape-determining protein MreD, which gives rise to MRVNRILLSSSLVVVALVLQVSVLARLHLPGAVPDLLLLTVLGLALVYGHVGGALVGFGAGLLADLAPPADHAAGRYALVLCVIGYLAGLVRPENGRLKSATGPMVVVAAAAIGSTLLYAGVGALVGDTAARHVGLGSLLFTAALYDLLLAPFVVPGIMALARRAENDPLADTTSAAKSDISTGWLSSGTGLRIGGQRGGLKVKAARARVARAGRIKGVKRL
- the mrdA gene encoding penicillin-binding protein 2, whose protein sequence is MTNIPETGRTPRVQIRLVVIQILVLSLLGTLGGRLWYLQIREGDEYAKEASGNHVQQVVQPAVRGSILDARGVALADNETRLVVSASRTELLKMKDDGKAVLTKLASVLGMKPKEVMDKVRLCDAKTPQPCWNGSPYQPIPVTDEATPRQALQIRERSEDFPGITAEPQAVRRYTSPGAANAAQVLGYLSPVTDEEITKAQDTDSPYLRSDQVGRSGLERAYDKELRGKAGVTRYEVDNLGRVIGQAEADEAQPGDNLVTSIDARVQRVAEYELNEAMKKARDVFDDNTGENYKADSGAVIVMEAKTGRLVAMASNPTYDPNAWVGGISAKDYTRLTGKSSNYPLLNRAIQGQAAPGSIFKVVSTAAAVEAGYPFDGNYDCSSSYSVGGQVFKNFESQSYGPIGLGRALEVSCDTVFYRLAHSEWQKDGGINPKKGEPKDYFYKAAHQFGLGKETGIDLPNEVAGRVPDRQWKQSYWEANKDAWCKTGKKNGSYVEKISYENCLEGNKMRAGDEINYSIGQGDTLVTPIQMATIYGAIANGGTLYDPTVGKAIISADGKTVSPIKPSAHGKLPVGRKTLAEMNEALAGVATRGTAAWRFGGWPQDKIPMHAKTGTAEVYGKQTTSWFATYTKDYTVVMTISQGGTGSGASGPAVRNIYDALYGVSDDGRINPKNALLPTPQKSLPKIKTDGSITAPKVKGDPAKEQQASQKGAAESDAAQQAATVQTPATGNRDTRRRQRRLRRRT
- the rodA gene encoding rod shape-determining protein RodA → MTGNSFSVSGYGPKRAGWTRLFARDSLARRLDWPILLSAIALSLIGAALVYSATRNRTEINEGDPYYFLVRHLLNTGIGFALMIGTVWLGHRTLRTAVPILYGLSVFLVLLVLTPLGATINGAHAWLVLGAGFSLQPSEFVKVTIILGMAMLLAARVDAGDKQYPDHRTVLQALGLATVPILIVLLMPDLGSVMVMVIIVLGVLLASGASNRWVFGLLGVGVAGAIAVWQLGVLDEYQINRFAAFANPELDPAGVGYNTNQARIAIGSGGLTGSGLFNGSQTTGQFVPEQQTDFVFTVAGEELGFVGGVVIIALLGVVLWRACRIARETTELYGTIVAAGIIAWFAFQSFENIGMTLGIMPVAGLPLPFVSYGGSSMFAVWVAVGLLQSIRVQRPMSA
- a CDS encoding CYTH and CHAD domain-containing protein produces the protein MADTKREIERKYESDESGLPDLTGVAGVAAVMDKGVAELDATYYDTVDTRLAAASITLRRRTGGSDAGWHLKFPVGPGVRDEIQAPLSDTLPRTLAGLVRSRVRDSDLVPVVRLRSARDVRDLLDADGRLLAEVSVDAVRAERLTEGGGTAQWSEIEVELADGGDPAFLDKVEKRLRKAGVRPSASPSKLARALADTAPKKKRRKEKQTPATAAPRTAGDHVLAYLRAQRDAIVELDPAVRRDVYDSVHRLRVATRRMRSAFRSYGKVLDRTVTDPIGDELKWLAGELGVDRDQEVLTERLTAALDELPRTLVSGPVRTRLRTWSHARRGGSRRRLIAVLDGKRYLALLETLDALIADPPLLAAAAGSPEKVIGKAVRKDFSRVSALVEEGLGLPSGHDRDVPLHEARKEAKRTRYSAESAVPALGDPAAALLNSMKSLQNLLGDHQDSVMAREALRELAQQAHAAGESAFTYGLLYGREEQRAAADEAELPGLWAEIKARTDSWVGGGGRRPR
- a CDS encoding TIGR03960 family B12-binding radical SAM protein — its product is MPSEVAAAAESVFPQLEALLPHVQKPIQYVGGELNSTVKPWESCDVRWALMYPDAYEVGLPNQGVMILYEVLNEQQGVLAERTYSVWPDLEALMREHAVPQFTVDSHRPVKAFDVFGLSFSTELGYTNMLTALDLAGIPLESKDRGLDDPIVLAGGHAAFNPEPIADFIDAAIIGDGEQAVLDMTRIIREWKAEGRPGGREEVLFRLAKTGGVYIPAFYDVEYLPDGRIARVVPNKSGVPWRVSKHTVMDLDEWPYPKQPLVPLAETVHERMSVEIFRGCTRGCRFCQAGMITRPVRERSITGIGEMVDKGLKATGFEEVGLLSLSSADHSEIGDIAKGLADRYEEDKIGLSLPSTRVDAFNVDLANELTRNGRRSGLTFAPEGGSERLRKVINKMVSEEDLIRTVATAYGNGWRQVKLYFMCGLPTETDDDVLQIADMAMNVIQKGREVSGQNDIRCTVSIGGFVPKPHTPFQWAPQLSAEETDARLGKLRDKIRGDKKYGRSIGFRYHDGKPGIVEGLLSRGDRRIGAVIRAVYEDGGRFDGWREHFSYDRWMQSADKALAPFGVDVDWYTTRERTYEEVLPWDHLDSGLDKDWLWEDWQDALDETEVEDCRWTPCFDCGVCPQMDTSIQIGPTGKKLLPLTVKKSETATSGHTH